The proteins below are encoded in one region of Synergistaceae bacterium:
- a CDS encoding phosphodiester glycosidase family protein codes for MKFIAVSRSRGLSRFPNVLNLKTSAFFFLFVFLFFSAGAVYATPQVVRKDTFLSQLLAARGFETKNTARENAATILKSGIVPESVSDLEDSVTRREALRWMIQSLGLATEAQILSDIDYSVLNLRFSDEKSLSPLEKGCLAVATLMRPPLFKKEAKTFDPTHKLAPDEAKVLIANVRQASRNLKLEIRFAPAPGMELEIYRKGTFSGVPKWRVYVDGFDEKSEVDELQRFFASQGFKMAASNPNYEWRLGSELLEDYARVRRLTALAKDRGKSSRIFSSIKNLNLENQPFYWALLKLDPSYYVMEPIIAPMGIRSLAPLSFMTRISGAQAAINAGFFAITGRNQGAPIGTLKIDKTLVNKPYQGRTSLGWSKDNHAAFGKVSWEGRVQLEAGWLAVNSVNHYVKGNTLVLYTQHYGRSTPHNDQVVEVLVEDGKCLSVNFSGGTPLKPGHYVLAGYGANAAVLAEYLNPGDKVRVEGILNAGDPQWHNMDYIIQAGPSLIRDGKIKVESEGFSAAFLNLRHPRSVIGLTRQGQWVFFVGDGRDGMHSAGFTLQEVASILKGNDMTYALNLDGGGSTQMMIGNNVYNSPSDKRERPLSYGVGAKLRVSQS; via the coding sequence ATGAAGTTTATTGCTGTTTCAAGGTCGCGCGGTTTGTCGCGTTTTCCAAATGTACTGAACTTGAAAACGAGTGCGTTTTTCTTTTTGTTTGTTTTTCTGTTTTTTTCCGCAGGAGCCGTATATGCTACCCCCCAGGTCGTGCGCAAGGACACTTTCTTATCTCAGCTGTTGGCGGCGCGGGGGTTCGAGACTAAAAACACCGCCAGGGAAAACGCCGCGACGATCCTCAAGAGCGGCATCGTGCCGGAATCCGTCTCCGATTTGGAGGACTCTGTGACTCGGCGGGAAGCCTTGCGCTGGATGATCCAGTCTCTGGGGCTCGCGACGGAGGCCCAGATTCTCTCGGACATCGATTACTCCGTCTTGAATCTTCGCTTCAGCGACGAAAAATCCCTGTCCCCATTGGAAAAAGGTTGTCTGGCTGTGGCAACCCTTATGAGGCCTCCTCTCTTCAAGAAAGAGGCAAAGACTTTTGACCCCACTCACAAGCTCGCGCCCGATGAAGCCAAAGTTTTGATCGCCAACGTGAGGCAGGCCAGCCGGAACTTGAAGCTGGAAATCCGCTTCGCCCCGGCACCCGGAATGGAACTTGAAATCTATCGAAAGGGGACCTTTAGCGGCGTACCCAAGTGGAGGGTTTACGTGGATGGCTTCGATGAAAAATCGGAGGTCGACGAGTTGCAGCGATTTTTCGCCTCCCAAGGCTTTAAAATGGCAGCCAGCAACCCCAACTACGAGTGGCGCCTTGGAAGCGAGCTGTTGGAGGACTACGCCCGTGTACGCCGATTAACAGCGCTGGCCAAGGACCGAGGCAAGTCCAGCCGTATTTTTTCGTCCATCAAAAACCTGAATCTGGAAAATCAACCCTTTTACTGGGCTCTTTTGAAGCTGGATCCTTCCTATTACGTTATGGAGCCTATCATCGCGCCGATGGGGATAAGGTCATTGGCGCCCCTATCATTCATGACGAGGATAAGCGGCGCCCAGGCGGCGATCAACGCGGGGTTCTTCGCCATAACAGGCCGCAATCAAGGCGCGCCCATCGGAACCCTCAAAATTGACAAAACCCTTGTCAATAAACCCTATCAGGGACGAACTTCCCTAGGTTGGTCCAAGGACAACCACGCGGCTTTCGGAAAAGTCTCTTGGGAGGGCAGGGTCCAGTTGGAGGCAGGGTGGTTGGCTGTCAATTCCGTGAATCACTACGTCAAGGGGAACACGCTCGTGCTCTATACCCAGCATTACGGCAGATCAACTCCCCACAACGATCAGGTGGTGGAGGTTCTGGTGGAGGATGGCAAATGTCTCTCAGTCAACTTCTCCGGAGGGACTCCTCTGAAGCCTGGACACTACGTTTTGGCCGGCTACGGCGCGAACGCGGCGGTTCTGGCGGAGTATCTGAATCCGGGAGATAAAGTGCGGGTCGAGGGGATTCTCAACGCGGGAGACCCCCAATGGCACAATATGGACTACATCATTCAAGCTGGCCCGTCCCTTATCCGCGACGGAAAAATCAAAGTCGAGTCCGAGGGATTCAGCGCTGCGTTTCTCAATTTGCGCCATCCCCGTTCCGTCATCGGTCTGACGAGGCAGGGCCAGTGGGTCTTTTTCGTGGGCGACGGGCGGGACGGAATGCACAGCGCCGGTTTCACACTCCAGGAGGTGGCGTCTATCCTCAAGGGAAACGATATGACCTACGCCCTCAACTTGGACGGAGGCGGGTCAACCCAGATGATGATAGGCAATAATGTCTACAACTCACCTTCCGATAAGAGAGAACGCCCTCTCAGCTATGGAGTGGGGGCAAAATTACGCGTCTCTCAGAGTTGA